From the Lolium rigidum isolate FL_2022 chromosome 2, APGP_CSIRO_Lrig_0.1, whole genome shotgun sequence genome, one window contains:
- the LOC124692892 gene encoding zinc finger CCCH domain-containing protein 17-like: MDFGNRRVHNRLGPAPGASSSSSSSSSGKVCHHWRAGRCNRFPCPFLHSELPEAAANSSRPNQRDGPGAGGHVWRNPNSGGGRGGSGPNRWGRGPGGADVAPRNRVQDRPCKYFLAGDHCSYGERCRYPHTYCMSNSITLLTPLQGHEQVVTGIALPNGSDKLYSGSRDGTVRLWDCQTGQCAGVLKVGGEVGCMISEGPWVFVGMPDAVKVWNMQTQAEMNLTGPTGQVYALAVGNELLFAATQDGRILAWRFSAATNCFEPAAALEGHQLAVVSLIVGGMRLYSGSMDKTIRVWDLATLQCIQTLSDHTSVVMSLLCWDQFLLSCSLDKTIKVWAATESGKLEVTYTHTEDNGALALAGMPDAQSKPVLVCSLNDNTARLYDLPSFSDRGKIFGKQEIRAIQTGPGGLFFTGDGTGELKVWQWVIDASQT, translated from the exons ATGGACTTCGGCAACAGGCGCGTGCACAACCGGCTGGGTCCGGCGccaggcgcctcctcctcctcctcctcctcttcttccgggAAGGTCTGCCACCATTGGCGCGCCGGGCGATGCAACCGCTTCCCCTGCCCCTTCCTCCACAGCGAGCTACCCGAGGCCGCCGCCAACTCCAGTCGCCCCAACCAAAGGGATGGCCCCGGCGCCGGCGGCCACGTCTGGCGCAACCCCAACTccggaggcgggcgcggcggcagcggccctAACAGATGGGGGAGGGGTCCCGGCGGCGCGGATGTGGCCCCGAGGAACAGGGTGCAGGACCGGCCCTGCAAGTACTTCCTCGCCGGAGACCACTGCAGCTACGGCGAGAGGTGCCGCTACCCGCACACGTACTGCATGAGCAACAGCATCACGCTGCTCACCCCGCTCCAGGGCCACGAGCAG GTAGTAACAGGGATCGCGCTGCCTAATGGATCAGATAAGCTGTATTCTGGGAGTAGGGATGGGACTGTGCGCCTTTGGGATTGCCAGACTGGGCAG TGCGCCGGTGTCCTCAAAGTGGGGGGTGAGGTTGGCTGCATGATCAGCGAGGGCCCGTGGGTGTTTGTTGGAATGCCTGATGCTGTCAAG GTTTGGAATATGCAAACACAAGCAGAAATGAACCTTACTGGGCCAACCGGACAAGTCTATGCGCTCGCAGTTGGCAATGAGCTGCTCTTTGCCGCAACACAG GATGGAAGGATTTTGGCATGGAGATTTAGTGCAGCAACTAATTGTTTCGAGCCGGCTGCTGCTCTTGAAGGACACCAGCTTGCTGTTGTTTCGTTAATAGTAGGAGGGATGCGGCTGTACTCTGGTTCAATGGATAAAACTATTAGA GTTTGGGATCTGGCAACGTTGCAGTGCATACAGACTCTCTCTGATCACACGAGTGTAGTTATGTCTCTACTGTGCTGGGATCAGTTCCTATTATCTTGTTCtttggataaaactataaaa GTTTGGGCAGCTACAGAAAGTGGAAAGTTAGAAGTGACATATACACACACAGAGGACAAT GGAGCACTTGCTCTTGCTGGCATGCCTGATGCACAATCCAAACCTGTGCTAGTATGTTCATTAAATGACAACACTGCCCGGCTCTATGATCTGCCATC GTTCAGTGATAGGGGCAAAATATTCGGCAAACAGGAAATTAGGGCAATACAAACTGGCCCTGGTGGTTTATTTTTTACTGGGGATGGAACTGGTGAGCTGAAGGTTTGGCAATGGGTTATTGATGCCTCCCAAACCTGA